The following are encoded together in the Haloplanus vescus genome:
- a CDS encoding DUF7405 family protein, which yields MTDERGIPRRDFLKSAVAIGGVSAFSACLGREEVDVPTGPDDLSSYPQRQHAWNDALPRDDHGNVVAPSHRVLLYLNYRQDGQPSEDDRGQVETALRGIEHAYERSGDGLLLTVSYSPAYFDRFNESLPEDVDLPDPEALAPFEEPEFDTPDAVVHLASNTAQVVLGAEEALKGNKSTLNDVDQPDAALTDVFSLTDRRTGFIGDGLPAENADDAEGVPADKVPEDAPLFMGFKSGFKKNQASEDRVTIQSGPFAGGTTQHISKLQLNLNQWYNQDDRWQREAKMFCPYHAQNDVIEGAGDNLGTSSKIDDCKPTDETAREMGVVGHSQKSARARDDNDSPLILRRDFDSTDDGTASLHFLALQRGITDFVDTREAMNGTDVTEQSAVGQRNNNGILQYIRTERRGNFLIPPRSLRALPHVQPAGDAQEVTHESS from the coding sequence ATGACTGACGAGAGGGGTATTCCTCGCAGAGACTTCCTCAAATCGGCTGTCGCAATCGGTGGAGTATCGGCGTTTAGCGCGTGTTTGGGGCGCGAAGAGGTCGATGTCCCGACGGGCCCGGACGATCTCTCGTCGTATCCACAACGTCAACACGCTTGGAACGACGCTCTCCCACGGGACGACCATGGGAACGTCGTTGCTCCGAGCCACCGCGTGCTTCTCTATCTGAATTACCGACAAGACGGGCAACCGAGCGAAGACGACCGTGGACAGGTTGAGACAGCCCTCCGTGGCATCGAACACGCCTACGAGCGAAGCGGGGATGGGCTATTGCTCACGGTGAGTTATTCTCCGGCATACTTCGACCGATTCAACGAATCGCTTCCCGAAGACGTTGATCTCCCCGATCCGGAAGCACTTGCTCCGTTCGAGGAACCCGAGTTCGATACGCCCGATGCAGTCGTCCATCTTGCAAGTAACACGGCACAGGTGGTGCTCGGTGCCGAAGAAGCCCTCAAAGGGAACAAATCGACTCTCAACGATGTCGATCAGCCTGACGCTGCACTGACCGACGTCTTCTCACTCACCGACCGGCGAACGGGATTTATCGGGGATGGACTCCCGGCGGAGAATGCAGACGATGCGGAGGGTGTTCCGGCCGATAAGGTTCCCGAGGACGCACCTCTGTTTATGGGATTCAAATCGGGATTCAAAAAGAACCAGGCCAGTGAAGATCGCGTGACGATCCAGTCGGGACCGTTCGCCGGTGGCACGACTCAGCACATCTCCAAACTCCAACTCAACCTCAACCAGTGGTACAATCAGGACGATCGCTGGCAGCGTGAGGCGAAGATGTTCTGTCCGTACCACGCCCAGAACGACGTAATCGAGGGCGCTGGAGACAATCTCGGAACCAGCAGCAAAATCGACGACTGTAAGCCAACGGATGAGACGGCCCGCGAGATGGGCGTCGTCGGTCACTCCCAGAAATCTGCCCGCGCTCGCGACGACAATGACTCGCCCCTCATCCTTCGGCGCGACTTCGATTCTACCGATGATGGAACCGCTAGTCTCCATTTCCTCGCGCTTCAGCGAGGGATCACCGATTTCGTCGACACGAGAGAAGCGATGAACGGCACTGATGTTACCGAGCAGTCAGCCGTCGGTCAGCGGAACAACAACGGTATCCTGCAGTATATCCGGACGGAGCGTCGCGGTAACTTCCTTATCCCTCCGCGGTCGTTGCGCGCGCTGCCGCATGTACAGCCGGCTGGAGACGCACAGGAGGTGACGCATGAATCGTCGTGA
- a CDS encoding metal-dependent hydrolase: MFVGHFLAAFVLAASVAAWRGWPEERALAIGVVAGSFATLPDVDMLYAVVGLVGSLEGAFVTSDAFWNVANEIHRGATHSLVVGVFAAIGFAAWRARDRYGSQAGTLGGLILGGLTLIVTVVSGIAPGAVVAAFVLVGVVLVTFAERVDLGSRAVLGAGALGLLSHPFGDVFAGPSPALFYPLPIEAGLLNGRILLNSDPTLHLLGAFFIELTIIWAGFLVVARLRGWRIKRHINRRAALGIAYASAIFAIPAPTVETASPFVFSVLTVGFIGTPGRSSWREDRSTQLIDAITTALAAVTLAAAAYAVTYLILLA; the protein is encoded by the coding sequence ATGTTTGTCGGACATTTTCTGGCTGCGTTCGTCCTAGCGGCAAGCGTCGCCGCCTGGCGGGGGTGGCCAGAGGAGCGCGCGCTTGCGATCGGGGTAGTGGCTGGCTCGTTTGCGACGCTCCCAGATGTCGATATGCTGTACGCCGTAGTTGGGCTTGTCGGCAGTCTGGAGGGCGCATTCGTAACTTCCGACGCGTTCTGGAATGTCGCAAACGAAATCCACCGCGGGGCCACCCACTCGCTGGTTGTCGGTGTCTTCGCAGCTATCGGGTTTGCCGCGTGGCGTGCTCGTGATCGCTACGGCTCACAAGCCGGCACACTCGGTGGGCTCATCCTCGGCGGCCTGACCCTTATCGTCACGGTCGTCAGTGGGATCGCCCCGGGAGCTGTAGTCGCCGCATTCGTCCTTGTCGGAGTCGTGCTGGTTACATTTGCCGAGCGCGTCGATCTCGGTTCGAGGGCCGTTCTTGGCGCTGGAGCACTCGGGCTCTTATCACATCCGTTCGGCGACGTGTTCGCTGGTCCGTCGCCGGCGCTATTCTATCCCCTTCCGATCGAAGCCGGTTTATTGAACGGCAGGATTCTCCTCAACTCCGATCCGACGCTGCATCTCCTCGGCGCCTTCTTCATTGAGCTCACGATTATTTGGGCGGGGTTCCTCGTCGTCGCACGGTTGCGAGGATGGCGCATCAAGCGGCATATCAATCGGCGTGCAGCGCTGGGGATTGCGTACGCTAGCGCGATCTTCGCGATTCCTGCACCGACTGTTGAGACCGCATCACCGTTCGTATTCAGTGTCCTCACGGTTGGTTTTATTGGCACTCCGGGTCGTTCGAGTTGGCGAGAAGATAGATCGACTCAGCTCATCGATGCTATTACGACTGCGCTGGCTGCCGTTACGCTCGCGGCCGCCGCGTACGCCGTGACGTATTTGATACTGCTCGCGTAA
- a CDS encoding cupredoxin domain-containing protein produces MSPEFYDRRRVLQFSTATLAMLSTAGCLGGQSSSAQTVTMPGDLRFEPKTATIEPGETVTWTNESDIDHTVTAYEDEIPDEAAYFASGGFRSERTARNRVTEGLIAPGENYEHTFDQPGTYGYFCIPHEGSGMVGTVRVR; encoded by the coding sequence ATGTCACCCGAATTCTACGATCGACGGAGGGTGTTGCAATTCAGCACTGCCACCCTGGCGATGCTTAGCACGGCTGGGTGTCTGGGCGGACAGTCCTCGTCGGCCCAGACCGTCACGATGCCGGGCGATCTCAGATTTGAGCCGAAGACCGCGACGATCGAACCTGGTGAGACGGTTACGTGGACGAACGAAAGTGACATCGATCACACGGTCACGGCGTATGAAGACGAGATTCCAGACGAGGCCGCGTACTTCGCAAGTGGTGGCTTCAGGTCAGAACGTACTGCGAGGAACCGGGTCACCGAGGGACTCATCGCTCCGGGCGAGAACTACGAGCATACGTTCGATCAGCCGGGAACGTACGGATACTTCTGTATTCCACATGAGGGGTCCGGGATGGTCGGGACAGTGCGAGTAAGGTAA
- a CDS encoding ZIP family metal transporter: protein MADKTQDTTTDGGVTADEEITQPLGLPRWVSALLPIVLLVLVLGVFAFTSPLAGVQSGTPLPDVTITHTTLPSDETVVLHVTNNGPESVTISQILVDEAYWDFRVEGAGGDQTLAPMESAQIVIPYHWNPGWDLGVTLVLSDGATFHNTIVAPSQSPGFSLGLLGTLAVIGLFVGVIPVALGMLWFPYIKTMSDRWLHAVLLFAAGVLGFLAFDAGFEAFELAERIPGAYEGNLLVVFGIVGTLLLVQAISAWREGRVVAGDSRASSGLWIAYLVAVGIGLHNLAEGLAIGSSFALGRVSLGAFLVIGFMLHNVTEGPAVVAPVARGERPAFKHFAALGVIAGAPVILGGWIGSLAYSPTIGAFFLAIGVGAILQVDWEIARMVRDAGGRVASATNLLAFLLGLAIMYVTDLFVVL from the coding sequence ATGGCGGATAAGACACAAGACACGACGACGGACGGTGGTGTAACGGCTGACGAAGAGATCACACAACCGCTCGGGCTTCCGCGATGGGTCAGCGCGTTACTCCCGATTGTGTTGCTCGTACTCGTTTTGGGCGTGTTCGCGTTCACGTCCCCGCTCGCCGGAGTTCAGAGCGGCACACCGCTTCCCGACGTGACGATCACACATACGACCCTTCCGAGCGACGAAACGGTCGTCTTGCACGTGACGAACAACGGGCCCGAATCTGTGACGATATCACAGATTCTCGTCGACGAGGCGTACTGGGATTTCCGAGTCGAAGGAGCTGGTGGTGACCAAACGCTCGCCCCGATGGAAAGCGCACAGATCGTGATTCCGTATCACTGGAATCCGGGGTGGGACCTCGGAGTCACCCTCGTACTATCTGATGGAGCAACGTTCCATAATACGATCGTCGCGCCGAGTCAATCACCCGGGTTTAGCCTCGGGCTGCTCGGGACGCTTGCAGTCATCGGGCTGTTCGTGGGCGTGATCCCAGTCGCATTAGGGATGCTGTGGTTCCCCTACATCAAGACGATGAGCGATCGGTGGCTGCACGCCGTGCTCCTGTTTGCGGCCGGCGTACTGGGATTCCTGGCGTTCGACGCCGGGTTCGAGGCGTTCGAACTCGCCGAGCGAATTCCCGGCGCGTACGAGGGCAACCTCTTGGTCGTCTTCGGAATCGTTGGCACACTCCTTCTGGTCCAGGCGATCAGCGCCTGGCGTGAGGGCCGTGTCGTCGCTGGTGATAGTCGGGCGAGTAGCGGTCTCTGGATCGCCTATTTGGTCGCGGTCGGGATCGGCCTGCACAACCTTGCGGAGGGGCTGGCGATCGGGAGTTCGTTCGCCCTTGGGCGTGTGTCGCTTGGCGCATTCCTCGTGATCGGATTCATGCTCCACAACGTGACGGAAGGCCCGGCTGTCGTCGCGCCGGTCGCTCGCGGAGAACGTCCGGCGTTCAAGCACTTCGCAGCGCTCGGCGTCATCGCCGGCGCACCCGTCATCCTCGGTGGCTGGATCGGCAGTCTCGCCTACTCACCGACGATTGGTGCCTTCTTCCTCGCGATCGGCGTTGGCGCAATCCTACAGGTCGACTGGGAAATCGCGCGAATGGTTCGCGATGCCGGCGGTCGCGTGGCGAGTGCGACGAACCTACTCGCATTCCTACTCGGCCTCGCCATCATGTACGTGACTGACCTCTTCGTGGTACTCTAA
- a CDS encoding multicopper oxidase domain-containing protein: MPSIDYSSAADVTKRLEERLVESLTGETSVSRRTVLGGLGVAGSAAVGLGSSRAAASSDHDDEGEHGNFGAVGEYRDLDFDPHEFLTAFNTGESGQDNVPQQVYEEDGQTVREFEFTAVDTTITIAPGVEFSAWAYNGQVPGPTIRAVEGDLIRVKFTNLGRHAHTIHPHLKNLNPRMDGIPQNGPGVLDTGESFTYEWLAQPAGTHFYHCHSLPLKEHIHRGLYGTIIVDPDPERVRENPREYVNYPGPITDDFREQLVEEAKSRNHEYAENDAVNEMVMVMNSFDTNFDGGNEVYAANTRAFGYGVGDTDGEGNWTAGETKRPIQIDKDQRQRVYLSNATEFDLINSFHTHSQFFDYYDHGTTLTPTNKTVDTIMQCQAQRGIIEIDYSDHEPGLYMFHAHQSEFAELGWMSFFEVV, from the coding sequence ATGCCATCGATAGATTACAGTAGCGCAGCAGACGTCACAAAACGACTTGAAGAGCGACTGGTCGAATCACTCACTGGTGAAACGAGTGTCAGTCGCCGCACGGTCCTCGGCGGGCTCGGTGTTGCAGGCAGTGCAGCAGTCGGACTCGGGAGCTCCCGAGCAGCTGCCTCGTCCGATCACGACGATGAGGGTGAACACGGTAACTTCGGTGCAGTGGGGGAATACCGGGATTTGGATTTCGACCCCCACGAATTCCTCACTGCGTTCAATACCGGAGAGAGCGGACAGGATAACGTTCCCCAACAGGTCTACGAAGAGGACGGCCAAACCGTACGGGAATTCGAGTTCACTGCCGTCGACACGACGATCACGATTGCGCCGGGCGTCGAGTTCTCGGCGTGGGCGTACAACGGCCAGGTACCGGGCCCGACGATCCGTGCCGTTGAGGGCGACCTCATCCGCGTGAAGTTCACGAACCTGGGACGACACGCGCACACGATCCATCCACACCTGAAGAACCTCAACCCGCGAATGGACGGGATTCCACAAAACGGGCCTGGCGTTCTCGATACGGGTGAGTCATTCACGTACGAATGGCTCGCCCAACCCGCCGGCACGCACTTCTATCACTGCCACTCGCTCCCGCTGAAAGAGCACATCCACCGCGGACTCTATGGCACGATCATCGTCGATCCGGACCCCGAACGCGTCAGGGAGAATCCACGCGAGTACGTCAATTACCCGGGCCCGATTACCGACGACTTCCGAGAGCAGCTCGTCGAAGAGGCGAAGAGCCGGAATCACGAGTACGCCGAAAACGACGCCGTCAACGAGATGGTGATGGTGATGAACTCGTTCGATACCAACTTCGATGGCGGTAACGAGGTCTATGCGGCGAACACGCGGGCGTTCGGATATGGAGTTGGTGACACCGACGGTGAGGGCAACTGGACGGCGGGCGAGACGAAACGTCCCATCCAGATCGACAAGGACCAACGCCAGCGCGTATACCTCTCCAATGCAACGGAGTTCGACCTCATCAACTCGTTCCACACGCATTCGCAGTTCTTCGACTACTACGACCACGGGACGACGCTGACGCCGACGAATAAGACCGTGGACACGATCATGCAGTGTCAAGCCCAGCGCGGAATCATCGAGATCGACTACTCGGACCACGAGCCCGGGCTGTACATGTTCCACGCGCATCAGTCGGAGTTCGCCGAACTCGGCTGGATGAGCTTCTTCGAGGTGGTCTAA
- a CDS encoding metal-dependent transcriptional regulator, with the protein MLSAIMEDYLKAIYYLQDETDERVRTSTLAEHMDVEQPSVTSMVKKLAERDFVHYEPYKGVVLTDTGIPVALEIIRHHRLLERYLTERLEYDWAEVHDEADRLEHHISSQFADRIAEQLGNPAVDPHGDPIPTADLDVSPLQSGETLADQQVGDKVRIERVPDNDPDLLRYLSEHEITPTTVVEIVETTSFGMVTLVPDGTDERVVLPEEVARSITAQTLAGSSN; encoded by the coding sequence ATGCTGAGCGCCATCATGGAGGACTATCTCAAAGCGATCTATTACCTCCAGGACGAAACGGATGAACGGGTGCGGACCTCGACGCTCGCTGAGCATATGGACGTAGAACAACCGTCAGTCACCAGTATGGTGAAAAAATTGGCCGAGCGCGATTTTGTCCATTACGAACCCTACAAGGGCGTTGTACTCACAGACACTGGAATCCCGGTCGCGCTCGAAATCATTCGCCATCATCGGCTCTTAGAACGATACCTGACGGAGCGTCTCGAGTACGATTGGGCTGAGGTACACGACGAAGCAGATCGCCTCGAACACCATATAAGTAGTCAATTCGCTGATAGAATTGCAGAGCAGTTAGGGAATCCGGCAGTTGACCCGCATGGCGACCCGATTCCCACAGCGGATCTGGACGTTTCACCGTTACAATCCGGTGAAACACTCGCTGATCAGCAGGTCGGCGACAAGGTTCGAATCGAACGGGTGCCAGACAATGACCCAGATCTACTCCGGTACCTTTCTGAACACGAGATTACCCCAACAACTGTAGTCGAAATTGTTGAGACCACCTCATTTGGGATGGTGACGCTTGTTCCCGATGGCACCGACGAACGAGTTGTACTCCCAGAGGAAGTGGCCCGATCCATAACCGCTCAAACGCTCGCTGGGTCTTCAAACTAA
- a CDS encoding DNA-binding protein — MSDLIVKAAVKDALSDQNVSADFYDALNEEVAELLDDAAKRAEANDRKTVQPRDL; from the coding sequence ATGTCTGACCTCATCGTCAAAGCAGCCGTGAAGGACGCACTCTCTGACCAGAACGTCTCGGCAGATTTCTACGACGCCCTCAACGAAGAGGTCGCCGAACTGCTCGACGACGCCGCAAAGCGTGCTGAGGCCAACGACCGGAAGACGGTCCAGCCCCGCGACCTCTAA
- a CDS encoding TATA-box-binding protein, which yields MSVTAESIQVENVVASSDIGQELDLETLSEDLGATDYDPDNFPGLVYRMHDPKAAALIFRSGKVVCTGAKSVDDVTTALEYVFDELRELGVDVATSSDIEIQNIVSSGDLDHTLNLNAIAIGLGLEHIEYEPEQFPGLVYRLDDPDVVALLFGSGKLVITGGKQLDDAEQALTVIENRLTDLGLLE from the coding sequence ATGAGTGTCACAGCCGAATCAATTCAAGTCGAGAATGTGGTCGCGTCGTCCGATATCGGTCAAGAACTCGATCTGGAAACGCTTTCTGAGGATTTAGGAGCCACCGACTACGATCCTGATAACTTCCCTGGACTCGTGTATCGGATGCATGATCCCAAAGCCGCAGCGCTCATTTTCCGCTCGGGGAAAGTCGTCTGTACGGGTGCAAAAAGCGTCGACGATGTGACGACTGCGTTGGAATACGTCTTCGACGAGCTCCGTGAATTGGGTGTCGATGTCGCTACCTCTTCAGATATCGAAATCCAGAATATTGTCTCAAGTGGGGACCTCGACCACACACTCAATTTGAATGCGATTGCGATCGGCCTAGGTCTCGAACACATCGAATACGAACCAGAGCAGTTCCCGGGGCTCGTCTACCGGCTTGACGACCCGGACGTCGTCGCACTCCTCTTCGGGAGTGGCAAGCTCGTCATCACGGGCGGAAAACAGCTTGACGATGCTGAACAAGCGCTTACAGTGATCGAAAACCGGCTCACTGACCTCGGGTTACTGGAGTAA
- the xseA gene encoding exodeoxyribonuclease VII large subunit, producing the protein MADAEREVDDVLSGNVLSVQELNDRIASVVQDTPALNGVRCIGEVTDLHKNSTALYFTLTDGDAELPCMLWANRYQKMDADLEDGTEVILEGDIDYWTEGGKIDLKPWEVIVVGDGDQAAAVERLRSELEERGWFDDEQKQRPPAFPERVGVVTSLRGDARYDIQNAIHEQDPTVDILVKDATVQGSEAPTSIANGIHHLDRSEEVDSIIVGRGGGSDSNLQAFNTERVAEAIFTANTPVVTAIGHTDDRLIADQVADVATITPTAAGEYIVNSREEFFAGEVKPLAQQLDAAYETFQQEHEHERELAEAVDEAAASEGLPPVYYKAAIAVLLLLLLAITGLWLGVI; encoded by the coding sequence ATGGCTGATGCCGAACGGGAGGTAGATGATGTCCTGTCCGGGAATGTTCTTTCAGTCCAAGAGCTGAACGACCGAATTGCATCGGTCGTCCAGGACACGCCTGCCCTCAACGGCGTCCGCTGTATCGGGGAGGTCACTGACCTCCACAAGAACAGTACCGCCCTCTATTTCACCCTGACTGACGGCGACGCCGAGCTTCCCTGTATGCTCTGGGCGAACCGCTATCAGAAGATGGACGCTGACCTCGAGGACGGGACCGAGGTCATCCTCGAAGGCGATATCGACTACTGGACAGAGGGCGGGAAAATCGACCTCAAACCGTGGGAGGTGATCGTCGTCGGCGACGGCGACCAGGCAGCTGCCGTCGAGCGACTGCGAAGCGAACTCGAAGAGCGTGGGTGGTTTGACGACGAGCAGAAACAGCGCCCGCCGGCGTTCCCAGAGCGGGTTGGGGTCGTGACCTCCCTCCGTGGCGATGCCCGCTATGACATCCAGAACGCGATCCACGAACAGGACCCTACCGTCGACATCCTGGTGAAGGACGCCACCGTCCAAGGGTCGGAGGCGCCCACATCCATCGCGAACGGCATCCACCATCTGGACCGCTCCGAGGAGGTCGACTCGATCATCGTCGGCCGTGGCGGTGGGAGTGATTCGAACCTCCAGGCGTTCAACACCGAGCGGGTCGCGGAGGCGATTTTCACCGCCAATACCCCGGTGGTCACCGCGATTGGGCACACCGATGACCGGCTCATCGCAGATCAGGTTGCGGATGTGGCAACGATCACGCCGACGGCCGCTGGCGAGTATATCGTGAATTCCCGCGAGGAGTTCTTCGCGGGCGAAGTCAAGCCGCTGGCACAGCAACTCGACGCCGCGTACGAAACCTTCCAGCAAGAGCATGAACATGAACGGGAACTTGCCGAAGCAGTCGACGAGGCGGCCGCATCCGAGGGGCTCCCGCCGGTCTACTACAAGGCCGCAATCGCTGTGCTGCTGTTGCTGTTGTTGGCCATCACCGGTCTTTGGCTGGGGGTGATCTAA
- the xseB gene encoding exodeoxyribonuclease VII small subunit: MANDQEIHNRLARVEEIIEQLDADECGLDEGIRLHEEGQELLVEVREILDNGRGEVMELE, translated from the coding sequence GTGGCAAATGACCAAGAGATCCACAACCGGCTGGCCCGTGTCGAAGAAATCATTGAGCAGCTCGATGCGGACGAGTGTGGCCTCGATGAAGGGATAAGGCTCCACGAGGAAGGTCAGGAACTCTTGGTCGAAGTGCGAGAAATCCTCGACAACGGGCGTGGAGAGGTTATGGAACTCGAGTAG
- a CDS encoding VirB4 family type IV secretion system protein — MRNMILQTGGGALGSVAGWLQNLTPAESAVLALAVGLGLGVGSKYLWDRSTADDQPDVDFTDVLDEETLEEGEAERKLLDDISESHKTVTAPGAVEWETRAARVGEQWTTTLYIANYADYPNDGYLSDLFEMTDVQFDLTAHITPKNQERARNELQDIADDLQVDADLEQSIRSAYLQERANEAAATYKAVENGANVFDQGMFITVRDDEKDELRDAVQTVKSALRDDPANLTPKTAICRQDLALQSAAPIGDNEFGRTSIALGGAVGALLSSPHNATILEEGGVEFGIHKDNQSPVVIDPFARDNGYAMFTVGDTGSGKSFSSKQNFIRSIEQSKDRIGIILEPLNNWAGVSEALDAKRITVGGTLGLNPLEIRETPEHVQRAMGEDASPFNEKLDDAMSFLTNFFALRGISLGDRRTTLELALKRAYKRQGITDDISTHDNPSPTIRNMMDVFEDMVDDPEEFVVRSDEEAGKIKEDATWLLDQLRPFEDDGRHANLGQESDFDIRDEKVIYLDLAQQEGSVDSSTALTMQLLISLVYERAKVSEKEVVFYIDEARYIMQDAASLAFLETVFRHHRHHDLSIRLVTQTVDEFFEHAESEAILDQCAVKQFHRLDGMDKEWADEFGLNYAQMRFVQDAVPGNEDAGFSEALVGVDGEWRGIQVKAMPKEKQVIDFEPTEQRRDSLPGTGENAVDAEVQAFQDDIESRATDNGQHTPERTPTETDGGETGGDDDA; from the coding sequence ATGCGTAACATGATCCTCCAGACCGGTGGTGGCGCGCTTGGCTCCGTCGCCGGGTGGCTCCAGAATCTGACGCCAGCAGAGAGTGCAGTACTTGCCCTTGCAGTGGGTCTCGGCCTTGGCGTCGGCAGTAAGTACCTCTGGGACCGCTCCACTGCGGATGATCAACCAGACGTGGACTTCACCGATGTCCTCGACGAGGAGACACTCGAAGAAGGCGAGGCCGAACGCAAGCTCCTCGACGACATCTCCGAGTCGCACAAAACCGTCACCGCTCCCGGAGCTGTCGAGTGGGAAACGCGAGCCGCACGGGTCGGCGAGCAGTGGACGACGACGCTGTATATCGCTAACTATGCCGACTATCCCAACGACGGGTATCTGAGCGACCTCTTCGAGATGACCGACGTCCAGTTCGATCTGACGGCCCACATCACGCCGAAAAATCAGGAGCGAGCACGGAACGAACTGCAGGACATCGCGGACGACCTCCAGGTCGATGCTGACCTCGAACAGAGTATCCGGAGCGCGTATCTCCAAGAGCGCGCCAACGAGGCCGCAGCGACGTACAAGGCTGTCGAGAACGGCGCGAACGTCTTCGACCAGGGGATGTTCATCACGGTGCGGGACGACGAGAAAGACGAACTCAGAGATGCCGTCCAGACGGTCAAGAGCGCGCTCCGCGACGACCCGGCGAACCTCACGCCGAAGACCGCAATTTGCCGGCAGGATCTCGCTCTCCAGTCCGCCGCACCCATCGGTGACAACGAGTTCGGCCGGACGTCGATAGCCCTCGGCGGCGCCGTCGGCGCGTTGCTGTCCTCGCCGCACAACGCGACGATCCTCGAGGAGGGCGGCGTCGAGTTCGGGATTCACAAAGACAATCAAAGCCCCGTGGTCATCGACCCGTTCGCCCGGGACAACGGGTACGCGATGTTCACCGTGGGCGATACCGGCTCGGGGAAGTCGTTCAGTTCCAAGCAGAACTTCATCCGTTCGATCGAGCAGAGCAAGGACCGTATCGGCATCATCCTCGAGCCGTTGAACAACTGGGCGGGGGTCTCAGAGGCACTCGACGCCAAGCGAATCACCGTCGGCGGGACACTCGGGCTGAACCCCTTGGAGATCCGCGAGACGCCCGAACACGTCCAGCGGGCGATGGGCGAGGACGCGAGCCCGTTTAACGAGAAGCTCGACGACGCGATGAGCTTCCTCACGAACTTCTTCGCGCTCCGCGGCATCTCACTGGGAGACCGGCGGACGACGCTCGAACTCGCCCTCAAACGTGCCTACAAGCGTCAGGGCATCACTGACGACATCTCGACGCACGACAATCCGAGTCCGACCATTCGTAATATGATGGACGTGTTCGAGGATATGGTCGACGACCCCGAGGAGTTCGTCGTCCGGTCCGACGAAGAGGCAGGGAAGATCAAGGAGGATGCGACGTGGCTCCTCGACCAGCTCCGCCCCTTCGAGGACGACGGTCGCCACGCCAACCTCGGCCAGGAATCCGACTTCGACATCCGGGACGAGAAGGTCATCTATCTCGACCTCGCCCAGCAGGAGGGAAGCGTCGACAGCAGTACGGCGCTGACCATGCAGCTGCTCATCTCGCTGGTCTACGAGCGAGCGAAGGTCTCGGAGAAGGAGGTCGTGTTCTACATCGACGAGGCCCGCTACATCATGCAGGACGCCGCGAGCCTGGCGTTCCTCGAGACGGTGTTCCGCCACCACCGTCACCACGACCTCTCGATCCGACTGGTCACGCAGACCGTCGACGAGTTCTTCGAGCACGCCGAATCCGAGGCGATTCTGGACCAGTGTGCCGTCAAGCAGTTCCACCGTCTCGACGGGATGGACAAGGAGTGGGCCGACGAGTTCGGGCTGAACTACGCACAGATGCGGTTCGTCCAGGACGCCGTTCCTGGTAACGAGGACGCCGGCTTCTCCGAGGCCCTAGTGGGCGTCGACGGCGAGTGGCGTGGGATCCAGGTCAAAGCGATGCCCAAGGAGAAGCAGGTCATCGACTTCGAGCCAACCGAGCAACGGCGAGACTCACTCCCCGGGACTGGTGAGAATGCTGTGGACGCGGAGGTGCAGGCGTTCCAAGACGATATTGAAAGCCGAGCGACCGACAACGGACAACACACACCTGAGCGGACGCCAACAGAGACTGATGGCGGTGAAACGGGAGGTGACGACGATGCGTGA